Proteins from one Mycobacterium sp. SMC-2 genomic window:
- a CDS encoding nicotinate phosphoribosyltransferase, whose amino-acid sequence MTTEYSSALFTDLYEVTMAQAYAAERMSGTAVFETFFRKLPQGRSYVMAAGLSDVLDFLESFHFQPADIDYLRELRLFTEEFLRSLSEVRFTGDVWAVPEGTVVFPNEPIVQVIAPIMEAQLFETFVVNQIHLQSVIASKAARMVEAARGRRVIDFGARRAHGTDAANKVARAAYLAGLAGTSNLLAARTYGIPAVGTMAHSFVQAFDNEVDAFDAFARLYPGTTLLVDTYDTLEGVDHVIELARKRKDFDVAAVRLDSGDLGALSKATRAKLDAAGLNHVEIVASSGLDEYRIAALMNEGCPIDTFAVGTKLVVAQDAPALDMAYKLVEYEGTGRTKFSSGKVIYPGRKQVVRRLDDRGIFAGDTIGRADEQLDGEPLLVLVMKNGRRLPQGDADLSVSRDWARQQVDRLPPQLRSLEAGDWSYPVDISPGIARDLEKLRRAWQSMS is encoded by the coding sequence ATGACAACCGAATACTCTTCCGCGCTGTTCACCGACCTCTATGAGGTCACGATGGCGCAAGCCTATGCGGCCGAACGCATGTCGGGGACTGCGGTATTCGAGACGTTCTTTCGCAAGCTCCCCCAGGGCCGCTCCTACGTGATGGCCGCCGGCCTGTCCGACGTGCTCGACTTTCTCGAATCGTTTCATTTCCAGCCGGCCGACATCGACTACTTGCGCGAATTGAGGTTGTTCACAGAGGAATTCCTGCGCTCGCTGTCCGAGGTTCGCTTCACCGGGGACGTGTGGGCCGTGCCGGAAGGGACGGTGGTCTTTCCGAACGAACCGATCGTCCAGGTTATCGCCCCCATCATGGAAGCCCAGCTGTTCGAGACGTTCGTGGTGAACCAGATCCACCTGCAAAGCGTGATCGCCAGCAAGGCCGCACGAATGGTTGAAGCCGCCCGGGGCCGAAGGGTTATCGATTTCGGCGCGCGGCGTGCACATGGCACGGACGCGGCAAACAAGGTCGCGCGGGCCGCTTACCTCGCCGGCCTGGCGGGCACCTCCAACCTGCTGGCCGCGCGCACGTATGGCATCCCCGCCGTCGGCACCATGGCACACAGCTTCGTTCAGGCCTTCGACAACGAGGTGGACGCTTTCGACGCATTCGCCCGGCTCTACCCCGGCACGACACTATTGGTGGACACCTACGACACGCTCGAAGGTGTCGACCACGTCATCGAACTCGCCCGAAAGCGCAAGGATTTCGACGTGGCGGCTGTGCGGCTGGATTCCGGGGACTTGGGTGCCCTATCGAAGGCGACACGCGCCAAGCTCGACGCGGCGGGTTTGAATCACGTTGAGATCGTTGCGTCGTCGGGCCTCGACGAGTACCGCATCGCGGCGCTGATGAACGAGGGCTGCCCGATCGACACTTTCGCGGTGGGCACCAAGCTCGTAGTCGCCCAGGACGCGCCCGCGCTCGACATGGCCTACAAACTCGTCGAGTACGAGGGCACCGGGCGGACCAAGTTCTCCAGCGGCAAAGTTATCTATCCCGGACGCAAGCAAGTCGTACGCCGGCTCGACGACCGGGGAATTTTCGCCGGCGACACAATCGGCAGGGCCGACGAGCAACTCGACGGCGAGCCGCTGCTGGTGCTCGTCATGAAGAATGGCCGGCGCCTTCCGCAGGGCGATGCCGACCTGTCGGTGTCGCGAGACTGGGCGCGCCAGCAGGTCGATCGGCTTCCGCCCCAGCTTCGCTCCCTGGAAGCCGGCGACTGGTCCTACCCGGTGGACATCAGCCCGGGGATCGCGCGCGACCTCGAAAAACTGCGCCGTGCGTGGCAATCGATGAGTTGA
- a CDS encoding long-chain fatty acid--CoA ligase, translating to MKAPLASMERPDLRKIENRAPSVAQMFVNRVAATPHAEAFRYPQDHTWASVTWEQVGERVRNLAAGLISLGIAPEDRVALASATRYEWVLADFAIMCAGAATTTVYPTTNATDVAYIVANSGSRVVVAEDQAQLDKLVEHRAELPDVSKVVVIDGNGDGDWVISLADLELLGKQLLADRPDAVDERVAAVGPDHLASLIYTSGTTGRPKGVRLTHGAWTYTAAAIDALDILGPNDLNFLWLPLAHAFGKVMLALPLQVGFPTAIDGRVERIIDNLAVLRPTIMGAAPRIFEKAHARIQDMAAERGRLRKMIFDWAIGVGTKVSEARQSGKKPSLASSLAYKVADRLVFATIRERFGGRLRFFVSAAAALDRNVAQWFDAVGIIVLEGYGLTETAAASFINRPNAYRFGTVGWPFPATDVRIAEDGEVLLKGPGVMTAYHDLPDATAEALDGDGWFHTGDIGEIDNDGFLRITDRKKDMFKTSQGKYVAPSAIDARFKGCCPYVSEILVYGEGKPYCVALVSLDTEAITDWANRNGLAGKSFADIARDDRTQRLIAGYIDALNTELNRWEQIKKFAIADREFTVESGDLTPSMKLKRKVVIEKFADRLEALYEQ from the coding sequence ATGAAAGCACCGCTCGCCTCGATGGAGAGGCCCGATCTGCGCAAGATCGAAAACCGCGCCCCGTCGGTGGCACAGATGTTCGTCAACCGTGTCGCCGCCACCCCACACGCGGAGGCCTTTCGGTACCCGCAGGATCACACTTGGGCGAGCGTGACCTGGGAGCAAGTCGGTGAACGCGTACGCAATCTCGCCGCGGGGCTGATCTCGCTGGGGATCGCGCCCGAGGACCGGGTCGCACTCGCCTCCGCGACGCGCTACGAGTGGGTGCTCGCCGACTTCGCGATCATGTGCGCGGGCGCGGCGACCACCACCGTGTATCCGACGACGAACGCCACCGATGTCGCCTACATCGTCGCCAATTCCGGGAGCCGGGTGGTGGTCGCCGAAGACCAGGCTCAGCTGGACAAGCTGGTGGAGCACCGGGCCGAGCTGCCCGACGTGAGCAAGGTCGTCGTCATCGACGGCAATGGGGACGGCGACTGGGTGATCTCCCTCGCCGACCTGGAGCTACTGGGCAAGCAACTGCTGGCCGACAGACCCGACGCCGTCGACGAGCGCGTCGCGGCCGTCGGCCCCGACCATTTGGCCAGCCTCATCTACACCTCCGGTACCACCGGGCGGCCCAAGGGCGTACGCCTGACGCACGGCGCATGGACCTACACCGCCGCCGCCATCGATGCGCTGGACATCCTCGGTCCCAACGACCTGAACTTCCTGTGGCTGCCGCTGGCGCACGCGTTCGGCAAGGTGATGCTGGCATTGCCCTTGCAGGTCGGCTTCCCGACGGCCATCGACGGCCGCGTCGAGCGGATCATCGACAACCTCGCGGTCCTGCGACCGACCATCATGGGCGCGGCGCCGCGCATCTTCGAGAAGGCGCACGCCCGCATCCAGGACATGGCCGCCGAGCGGGGCCGGCTCAGGAAAATGATCTTCGATTGGGCGATCGGGGTCGGCACGAAGGTGTCGGAAGCCCGACAGTCGGGGAAGAAGCCGTCGCTGGCGTCGTCGCTGGCCTACAAGGTGGCCGACCGGCTGGTGTTTGCCACCATTCGGGAACGGTTCGGCGGGCGCTTGCGGTTCTTCGTTTCCGCCGCCGCCGCACTGGACCGCAACGTCGCCCAGTGGTTCGACGCCGTGGGCATCATCGTGCTCGAGGGCTACGGGCTGACGGAAACCGCCGCGGCGTCATTCATCAACCGCCCCAACGCTTATCGGTTCGGGACCGTCGGCTGGCCGTTCCCCGCTACCGATGTGAGGATCGCCGAAGACGGCGAAGTCCTGCTCAAGGGGCCCGGTGTCATGACCGCCTACCATGACCTGCCGGACGCCACCGCCGAGGCCCTCGACGGCGACGGGTGGTTCCACACCGGCGACATCGGGGAGATCGACAACGACGGATTCCTGCGGATCACCGACCGCAAGAAGGACATGTTCAAGACCTCGCAGGGCAAATACGTGGCGCCGTCGGCGATCGATGCGCGATTCAAGGGCTGTTGCCCGTACGTGAGCGAGATCCTGGTCTACGGGGAGGGCAAGCCATACTGTGTCGCTCTGGTCAGTCTCGACACTGAAGCGATCACCGACTGGGCCAACAGGAATGGCCTGGCGGGCAAGTCGTTCGCCGACATCGCGCGCGACGACAGGACACAGCGGCTGATCGCCGGGTACATCGACGCCTTGAACACCGAACTGAATCGCTGGGAACAGATCAAGAAGTTCGCGATCGCCGATCGTGAATTCACCGTCGAGTCGGGCGATCTGACGCCGAGCATGAAACTCAAGCGCAAGGTGGTCATCGAGAAATTCGCCGACCGCCTCGAGGCCCTCTACGAGCAATAG
- a CDS encoding GNAT family N-acetyltransferase, whose protein sequence is MRAVRADELAALPVFADIAAKDLTTLAALLEPLHAAAGEVLMRQGEPAESFAIIASGRIAVRHVGPKGRVTTAELSSATIVGEIALLRHATRTATLTAREEVRGYTGYSAAFDRMLDMPVIADRMLRTARQRLAAHIAPIQVSTKDGAVVSLRPVLPGDAERFKSSGSFSRETLYRRYQGGTPTDARLAYLFEVDYVDHFVWVVTGGVAGPVIADARFVRDQDDPVSAEVALTVADGYQGRGIGTLLLGALAVAARVDGIRRFHARVLADNPSARALGEKVNARWAQEEPGVITTTGEIPYFRDLPLDRVVYQQVRQVACQVIHAFD, encoded by the coding sequence GTGAGGGCTGTCCGGGCCGATGAGTTGGCGGCCCTGCCCGTTTTCGCCGATATTGCGGCCAAGGACCTTACGACGCTTGCCGCCCTGCTCGAGCCCCTGCATGCCGCCGCCGGCGAGGTACTGATGCGGCAGGGGGAACCGGCGGAGTCCTTCGCGATCATCGCGTCCGGCCGGATCGCGGTGCGACACGTCGGCCCAAAGGGCCGGGTGACCACCGCCGAGCTGTCATCGGCGACGATCGTCGGCGAGATCGCCTTGCTGCGGCACGCGACCAGAACCGCAACGCTGACCGCGCGGGAGGAGGTGCGCGGCTACACCGGATACAGCGCCGCCTTCGACCGCATGCTGGACATGCCGGTCATCGCCGACCGGATGCTGCGTACGGCGCGGCAGCGGTTGGCCGCCCACATCGCCCCCATCCAAGTGTCGACCAAAGACGGTGCGGTGGTGTCGCTGCGCCCCGTCCTGCCCGGGGATGCCGAGCGGTTCAAGAGCAGCGGTTCGTTCTCCCGGGAGACCCTGTACCGGCGCTACCAAGGTGGCACTCCGACCGATGCGCGGCTCGCCTATCTCTTCGAGGTCGACTATGTGGACCACTTCGTCTGGGTCGTCACCGGCGGTGTGGCGGGGCCGGTCATCGCGGATGCCCGCTTCGTCCGGGATCAGGACGACCCCGTCTCGGCAGAGGTGGCGCTCACCGTGGCCGACGGCTACCAGGGCAGAGGGATTGGCACACTGCTGCTCGGCGCGCTGGCGGTCGCGGCGCGCGTCGATGGCATCAGGCGGTTTCACGCCCGCGTGCTGGCCGACAATCCGTCCGCGCGCGCGTTGGGGGAGAAGGTGAACGCGCGGTGGGCGCAGGAGGAACCGGGCGTCATCACGACGACGGGGGAGATACCCTACTTTCGTGATCTGCCCCTCGATCGCGTTGTGTATCAGCAGGTTCGGCAGGTGGCCTGCCAGGTGATCCATGCATTCGACTAG
- a CDS encoding flavodoxin family protein yields MKSLIVCTSKSHGNTRLVADRMAEVLGAKVVAPEAVDPEKLCACDLVGFGSGIYYMAFDSRVRDLIRRLPRVHGIRAFTFFTSGAREIPLLDYTKPVRDHLTEKGFEVLDSFSCRGFDTVGPFGLIGGINRDRPNEHDLDRAAAFATRLRERVVRSQAAS; encoded by the coding sequence ATGAAGTCGCTCATCGTTTGCACGTCGAAGTCCCACGGCAACACCCGCCTGGTAGCCGACCGGATGGCCGAGGTGCTTGGTGCCAAGGTCGTGGCGCCGGAGGCGGTGGACCCCGAAAAGCTCTGTGCGTGCGACCTCGTCGGTTTTGGCTCGGGCATCTACTACATGGCCTTCGACTCGAGGGTGCGCGACTTGATCCGTCGCCTGCCGCGGGTGCACGGCATCCGGGCGTTTACGTTCTTCACCAGCGGTGCGCGGGAAATCCCGCTGCTGGATTACACCAAACCGGTTCGAGACCATCTCACGGAAAAGGGGTTTGAGGTCCTGGACTCCTTCTCCTGCCGCGGATTCGACACGGTGGGGCCATTCGGGCTCATCGGCGGCATCAACAGGGACCGGCCGAACGAACACGATCTCGATCGAGCCGCGGCGTTCGCCACACGCCTCCGCGAACGGGTCGTGCGTTCCCAGGCCGCTTCATGA
- a CDS encoding AMP-binding protein gives MAHQDCAPAVLALVRGLVEEVHPQAAPPAVTLDSPFENLGIGSLELAELLLRVQDKFGVALPPHILASAETPRDLVTALGPALARGRPAQREDTGVVSLPATGPHAPTPESALTLNDVLNWHVGSTPDRTHIRILDDAGDGSNATDVTYAALHREAAAVAAGLIAHDVMPGETVGIMLPTCREYFVTFAGVVLAGAVPVPVYPPARPSQLADHLLRTTGILTNAGAAMLVTVPQAVSLGHLLRSNVESLRHVVVPESLTRAGEGATMPLVRPRPEDLALVQYTSGSTGQPKGVALTHRNLLANIRVMGRAAAATGSDTFVSWLPLYHDMGLIGAWLGCMYFGVPVVVMSPQAFLIRPSRWLWAIHANRATMSAGPNFAYELCLSKIRDDEIEGLDLSSWRLAYNGAEPVSAATIERFGDRFAPYGFRREAMTPVYGLAESSVGLAFPPLGRGPVIDRIRRDAFVRSGQAEPAKPGERDLRFVACGRPLPGHEVRIVDAAGNELGDRREGRIEFRGPSATAGYFNNPAATRALFHDDWLDTGDLGYTVDADVYVTGRIKDMIIRAGRNLHPAELEEAVGEIEGVRKGCVAVFASPDPSGGPERLVVMAETRALRDDALTALRSEIIATTVDLLGVAPDDVVLAPPRTVLKTSSGKIRRAASRAIYQAGKIGARPRALWWELARLRLRGAAPSLRRARRAAGDVAFAGYAWAVYSVLGLSVAALLLLLPRPGWRWRVARTAVRLLARLTGTPITAHGLDHLPPGGSIAVANHPSWIDPLALAAVMPQSFHFVAAEVLERQGINGFVLRRLGHQFVERHEREHGVADTDRLADLVRAGQSLIIFPEGRLARAPGLRRFHMGAFVVAARTGVPVTPLGIRGTRTILRPEHHFPRRGAIDITVGRPIGPAGDGWTAAVELQRAVRDDVLALSGEPDVE, from the coding sequence ATGGCACACCAAGACTGCGCCCCTGCCGTGCTGGCACTGGTGCGCGGCCTCGTCGAAGAGGTTCACCCGCAGGCCGCTCCGCCCGCGGTGACGCTTGACAGCCCCTTCGAAAACCTGGGCATCGGCAGCCTGGAGCTGGCGGAACTGTTGCTGCGCGTCCAGGACAAATTCGGGGTGGCGCTGCCGCCGCACATCCTGGCCAGTGCGGAGACGCCGCGCGACCTGGTAACGGCCCTCGGCCCGGCCCTGGCGCGGGGTCGTCCCGCCCAGCGGGAGGACACCGGCGTCGTTTCGCTTCCGGCCACCGGGCCGCACGCTCCGACGCCGGAGTCCGCGCTGACCCTGAACGACGTCTTGAACTGGCACGTCGGTTCGACCCCGGACCGAACGCACATCCGCATCCTCGACGACGCCGGCGACGGTTCCAACGCCACCGACGTGACCTATGCCGCCCTGCACCGGGAGGCGGCCGCCGTCGCCGCCGGCCTGATCGCGCACGATGTCATGCCGGGCGAGACGGTCGGCATCATGTTGCCCACCTGCCGGGAATACTTCGTGACCTTCGCCGGTGTGGTCCTCGCCGGTGCCGTGCCCGTCCCGGTCTACCCGCCCGCGCGCCCGTCGCAGCTGGCGGACCACCTGCTCCGCACCACCGGCATCCTCACCAACGCCGGGGCCGCGATGCTCGTCACGGTGCCGCAGGCCGTCAGCCTCGGTCACCTGCTGCGCTCGAACGTCGAGAGCCTGCGCCATGTCGTCGTCCCCGAATCCCTCACCCGAGCGGGCGAAGGCGCGACGATGCCTCTGGTGAGGCCGCGGCCCGAGGACCTCGCGCTGGTGCAGTACACCTCCGGCAGCACGGGCCAACCCAAGGGGGTCGCGCTCACGCACCGCAACCTGCTCGCCAACATCCGGGTGATGGGCCGGGCCGCGGCGGCGACCGGGTCGGACACGTTCGTCAGTTGGCTGCCCCTGTATCACGACATGGGTTTGATCGGTGCGTGGTTGGGCTGCATGTACTTCGGTGTCCCGGTGGTGGTGATGAGCCCGCAGGCGTTCCTGATCCGGCCGTCACGATGGCTGTGGGCGATCCATGCCAACCGCGCCACCATGTCGGCGGGCCCCAACTTCGCCTACGAACTGTGCCTGTCGAAGATCCGTGACGACGAGATCGAGGGGCTGGACCTCAGCAGCTGGCGTCTGGCGTACAACGGCGCCGAACCGGTGAGCGCTGCGACCATCGAGCGCTTCGGGGATCGCTTCGCGCCGTATGGGTTTCGCCGGGAGGCGATGACACCGGTGTATGGGCTGGCGGAGTCGTCGGTCGGGTTGGCGTTCCCCCCGTTGGGCCGCGGCCCGGTCATCGACCGCATTCGGCGGGACGCATTCGTGAGGTCCGGTCAGGCGGAGCCGGCCAAGCCGGGGGAGCGCGACCTGCGATTCGTCGCCTGCGGCCGGCCCCTGCCTGGGCACGAAGTTCGGATCGTCGACGCCGCGGGAAACGAATTGGGTGATCGCCGTGAAGGCCGCATCGAGTTCCGCGGTCCGTCGGCGACCGCGGGCTACTTCAACAACCCGGCGGCGACGCGCGCTCTGTTCCACGACGACTGGCTCGACACGGGTGATCTCGGGTACACGGTCGATGCCGACGTCTACGTGACCGGCCGGATCAAGGACATGATCATCCGGGCCGGACGCAACCTGCACCCCGCCGAACTGGAAGAGGCGGTGGGCGAGATCGAAGGCGTCCGCAAGGGCTGCGTGGCGGTGTTCGCCTCTCCCGATCCCTCTGGTGGGCCGGAGCGACTCGTGGTCATGGCCGAGACACGAGCCCTCCGAGACGACGCACTCACCGCACTGCGCTCCGAAATCATCGCCACCACAGTCGATCTGCTCGGCGTGGCACCCGACGATGTGGTGCTGGCCCCGCCGCGCACGGTGCTGAAGACGTCCAGCGGCAAGATCCGGCGGGCCGCCAGCCGCGCCATCTACCAGGCCGGCAAGATCGGCGCGCGGCCGCGCGCGCTGTGGTGGGAACTGGCCCGGCTTCGCCTCCGCGGTGCGGCGCCGTCGCTGCGCCGCGCTCGTCGAGCGGCGGGGGATGTCGCCTTCGCCGGCTACGCGTGGGCCGTGTACTCGGTCCTCGGGTTGTCGGTTGCCGCCCTCCTGCTGCTGCTACCGCGGCCGGGATGGCGCTGGCGGGTGGCCCGCACCGCGGTCCGGCTGCTGGCTCGCCTCACCGGGACGCCGATCACCGCGCACGGCCTCGACCACCTTCCGCCGGGCGGGTCTATCGCGGTGGCCAACCACCCCAGCTGGATCGATCCGTTGGCGCTGGCCGCGGTGATGCCGCAGTCGTTTCACTTCGTCGCCGCCGAAGTGCTTGAGCGTCAAGGGATCAACGGATTCGTCCTCAGGCGGCTTGGCCACCAGTTCGTCGAACGGCACGAGCGTGAACACGGCGTGGCGGACACCGACCGGCTGGCCGACCTGGTGCGCGCCGGCCAGTCGCTCATCATCTTTCCCGAAGGCCGGCTGGCCCGCGCCCCGGGGTTGCGGCGGTTCCACATGGGCGCCTTCGTGGTGGCCGCCCGGACCGGCGTGCCCGTCACCCCGCTGGGGATTCGCGGGACCCGGACCATCCTGCGTCCAGAGCACCACTTCCCGCGGCGCGGGGCCATCGACATCACCGTCGGTAGGCCGATCGGGCCCGCGGGCGATGGCTGGACCGCGGCAGTCGAATTGCAGCGCGCCGTCCGGGATGACGTCCTCGCGCTCTCGGGGGAGCCGGACGTCGAATGA
- a CDS encoding S9 family peptidase: protein MAVPTNDDAPRRPGALPLSPPAGVGLSSAVKPFTSTGRYLADSWRSYLGQPADELPIARPTLALAAQAFRDEVVLLGLKARRPVSRPEDFERITGEVAAALKFYGDRGWLEEPKRFFGAPPPLSDVAIREVKKGRRSFYRLAFDSEYLPRPGEPGAERWMGYTANNREYGLLLRHPQPRPWLVCVHGTEMGRAALDLALFRAWRLHEDLGLNVVMPVLPMHGPRARGLPKGAVFPGEDVLDDVHATAQAVWDIRRLLSWIRRQEPESQIGLNGLSLGGYITALVASLETGLTCAILGVPVADLVGLLSRHSGLAPDDPRHQTIELAGPIGRMTSPLSLAPLVPMPGRFIYAGLADQVVHPREQVVRLWEHWGKPEIVWYRGGHTGFFRARPVQRFVEAALQQSGLLTGSVAERDRPA, encoded by the coding sequence ATGGCGGTACCGACCAACGACGACGCTCCCCGACGCCCGGGCGCCTTGCCATTGAGCCCGCCCGCCGGTGTCGGGTTGAGCAGTGCCGTCAAACCGTTCACGAGCACCGGTCGCTACCTCGCCGACTCGTGGCGCAGCTACCTCGGCCAACCGGCCGACGAGCTTCCGATCGCGCGACCCACCCTCGCCCTGGCGGCGCAGGCGTTTCGCGACGAAGTCGTCCTGTTGGGCCTGAAGGCGCGCCGCCCCGTCAGCCGCCCCGAGGACTTCGAGCGCATCACCGGTGAGGTGGCCGCGGCGCTGAAGTTCTACGGCGACCGCGGATGGCTCGAGGAGCCGAAGCGGTTTTTCGGTGCCCCGCCGCCGCTTTCGGACGTCGCGATCCGAGAGGTCAAGAAGGGCAGGCGTTCCTTCTACCGCCTGGCCTTCGACAGCGAGTACCTGCCGCGGCCGGGTGAGCCGGGCGCGGAGCGGTGGATGGGTTACACCGCGAACAACCGCGAGTACGGCCTGTTGCTTCGCCATCCGCAACCACGACCGTGGCTGGTGTGCGTGCACGGAACGGAGATGGGCCGAGCCGCTTTGGATCTCGCCCTGTTCCGGGCCTGGCGGTTACACGAAGACCTCGGTCTGAACGTCGTCATGCCGGTCCTCCCGATGCACGGCCCGAGGGCCCGTGGCCTGCCGAAGGGCGCCGTGTTTCCGGGAGAGGACGTCCTCGACGACGTCCACGCGACGGCGCAGGCGGTATGGGACATCCGGCGGCTGCTGTCCTGGATACGCCGGCAAGAGCCCGAATCGCAGATCGGCTTGAACGGGCTGTCACTGGGCGGCTACATCACCGCGCTGGTCGCCAGCCTGGAAACCGGGCTGACCTGCGCGATCCTCGGCGTCCCCGTCGCAGACCTGGTCGGGTTGCTGAGCCGGCACTCCGGGCTTGCCCCCGACGACCCCCGTCATCAGACGATCGAACTAGCCGGGCCCATCGGGCGGATGACGTCGCCCCTGTCGCTCGCCCCGCTCGTCCCCATGCCGGGCCGGTTCATCTACGCCGGCTTGGCGGATCAGGTGGTGCATCCCCGCGAGCAGGTGGTTCGCCTCTGGGAGCACTGGGGCAAACCCGAAATCGTGTGGTACCGCGGCGGTCACACCGGCTTCTTCCGCGCGCGACCGGTCCAGCGGTTCGTCGAGGCGGCGTTGCAGCAGTCGGGCCTGTTGACTGGGTCCGTGGCCGAACGTGACCGCCCCGCCTAG
- a CDS encoding wax ester/triacylglycerol synthase family O-acyltransferase translates to MIPLDPLDAAMMTAEVVSNPMHVGAVLILSPPDDASPDYVDELHQTTLAGNDPIDPRLRAYPHRGVDTGGIWVWRHMESLDVNRHCQRRTVSGDGLWRLIGELDALPLDRSGPMWMSYLIDGLDGGRFAFYIKVHHAVTDGVAGFQMITDALCSDPDRRSMPPFYADRRPDPAPPPSSGLVSRLVAPLRSLAGAAASGAGLIGRVATGEVATVLDSLVGHTTVLPLGAPYTRFNGRLGPERVVAAGSWAKERIQAVRQEAGVTGNDVLTAMAAGVVRRWLRDRGELPKRPLVAACPITVRDREQETPNDQHGNRFGLWMCPLGTDLDDPLARLDVIHRSMSEGKHWVAKRGAAASLLTNAGSIAATAIGPLLPFTPKIRTGYNLPISHVRGPVAEMYWNGARIEEMYPVSTVYDGHGLNITTCSYADRVGFGYAAGCDVVPDVEKFIPLTEECLAELESALGL, encoded by the coding sequence ATGATTCCGCTGGATCCGCTGGATGCGGCGATGATGACCGCGGAGGTGGTGTCCAACCCGATGCACGTCGGCGCCGTGCTGATCCTGTCGCCTCCCGACGACGCCAGCCCCGACTACGTCGACGAGCTGCATCAAACGACCCTCGCGGGGAACGATCCGATCGACCCGAGGCTACGCGCGTACCCGCACCGCGGTGTGGACACCGGCGGCATCTGGGTCTGGCGGCACATGGAATCCCTTGACGTGAACCGACATTGCCAGCGCCGAACCGTGTCCGGGGACGGGCTCTGGCGCCTGATCGGCGAGCTGGACGCCCTGCCCCTCGACCGGAGCGGGCCGATGTGGATGTCGTATCTGATCGACGGCCTCGACGGGGGCCGCTTCGCCTTCTACATCAAGGTGCACCACGCCGTGACCGACGGGGTCGCGGGTTTTCAGATGATCACCGACGCGCTCTGCAGCGACCCCGACCGCCGTTCGATGCCACCGTTTTACGCCGACCGCCGCCCGGACCCCGCTCCGCCGCCATCGAGCGGGTTGGTGTCCCGTCTGGTCGCACCGCTGCGGTCGCTGGCCGGGGCGGCGGCGTCGGGCGCGGGATTGATCGGGCGGGTTGCCACCGGCGAGGTTGCGACGGTGCTGGACAGCCTGGTCGGGCACACCACGGTGCTGCCCCTCGGGGCGCCCTACACCCGGTTCAACGGACGGCTGGGCCCCGAGCGCGTGGTGGCCGCGGGCAGCTGGGCGAAGGAGCGCATCCAAGCCGTGCGACAGGAGGCCGGCGTGACCGGCAACGACGTGCTCACCGCGATGGCGGCCGGCGTTGTGCGGCGCTGGTTGCGTGATCGCGGGGAACTGCCCAAACGGCCACTGGTGGCCGCCTGCCCCATCACGGTGCGCGACCGCGAACAAGAAACGCCGAATGACCAGCACGGCAACAGGTTCGGGCTTTGGATGTGCCCGCTGGGCACCGACCTGGACGACCCGCTGGCCCGACTCGATGTCATCCATCGATCGATGTCCGAGGGGAAGCACTGGGTGGCCAAACGCGGAGCGGCGGCGTCGCTGCTGACGAACGCCGGGAGCATCGCCGCGACGGCGATCGGCCCGCTGCTGCCCTTCACGCCGAAAATCCGCACCGGATACAACCTGCCGATTTCGCATGTGCGTGGTCCGGTTGCCGAAATGTATTGGAACGGCGCACGTATCGAGGAGATGTATCCGGTGTCGACGGTCTACGACGGCCACGGTCTCAACATCACGACGTGCTCGTACGCCGACCGGGTCGGATTCGGCTACGCCGCGGGCTGCGACGTGGTGCCCGACGTCGAGAAGTTCATACCGCTGACCGAGGAGTGCCTGGCCGAGCTGGAGTCTGCCCTGGGCCTGTGA